A part of Liolophura sinensis isolate JHLJ2023 chromosome 1, CUHK_Ljap_v2, whole genome shotgun sequence genomic DNA contains:
- the LOC135472324 gene encoding ubiquitin-conjugating enzyme E2 D1-like: MALKRITKECKEMTVDPPSGCSAGPVSEDMFHWQATIQGPMDSPYVGGIFFLTIHFPTDYPFKPPKIAFSTKIYHPNINGNGNICLDILRSQWSPALTVSKVLLSITSLLTDPNPDDPLVPDIANLYKTDRKKYNDHAKDWTQKYAM; the protein is encoded by the exons ATGGCGTTGAAGCGAATAACTAAG GAATGTAAAGAGATGACAGTTGATCCTCCTTCAGGCTGTTCTGCGGGTCCAGTGTCAGAAGATA TGTTTCATTGGCAGGCCACAATTCAAGGTCCA ATGGATAGTCCATATGTTGGTggaattttctttttaacaatACATTTTCCAACAGATTATCCCTTCAAACCACCAAAG attgcCTTTTCCACAAAGATATACCACCCCAATATAAATGGTAATGGCAACATCTGTTTAGATATACTCAGGTCGCAGTGGTCTCCAGCTTTGACAGTGTCAAAAG tTCTACTCTCCATCACATCACTGTTGACAGACCCAAATCCAGATGATCCCTTAGTACCAGATATTGCAAATTTATACAAAACAGACCGAAAAAAATACAACGACCACGCCAAAGACTGGACCCAGAAATATGCCATGTGA
- the LOC135482022 gene encoding uncharacterized protein LOC135482022 has product MAIGPSSSHIGPLLCLQDDLVLFKYSHVTLYLCLQPDSPYEGGVFQLSINFPSDYPFKPPKVLFTTRIYHPNIDSCGVVSLGILKDRWSPAISISRVLLEIWSLLTDANPDDPLVPDIAIVYKTDRALYKHTAREWTKKYAN; this is encoded by the exons ATGGCCATTGGACCTTCATCAT CCCATATAGGCCCATTACTTTGTTTACAAGAtgatttagttttatttaaGTATTCACATGTCACATTATACCTGTGTCTACAGCCTGACAGCCCTTATGAGGGAGGAGTTTTCCAGCTGTCAATCAACTTCCCATCAGATTACCCGTTTAAGCCCCCAAAG GTGTTGTTCACAACCCGGATCTATCACCCAAACATTGACAGTTGTGGTGTTGTAAGTCTGGGAATTCTGAAGGACAGGTGGTCACCGGCTATCTCTATATCCAGAG TACTGCTGGAGATTTGGTCACTACTCACAGATGCTAACCCTGATGACCCCTTAGTGCCAGACATAGCCATAGTGTACAAAACAGACAGGGCTCTGTACAAACACACAGCGCGGGAATGGACCAAGAAGTATGCTAACTGA